The Halarchaeum grantii genome contains a region encoding:
- a CDS encoding dihydroneopterin aldolase family protein: MVTSAEEACFEVGIKFGTLYHQFAGTPVSPRSAGSLERAIEEAIENQPHCVDVTVDVLEDALRAELDGSSAEYTELTGRFMEVEVVVEYEGTRAVARMEMEGDYPLMRLVDVE, from the coding sequence CCGAGGAGGCGTGTTTCGAGGTCGGCATCAAGTTCGGAACGCTCTATCACCAGTTCGCGGGCACGCCGGTCAGCCCCCGAAGCGCGGGGAGTCTCGAACGCGCCATCGAGGAGGCCATCGAGAACCAACCCCACTGCGTCGACGTCACCGTGGACGTGCTCGAGGACGCGCTGCGGGCCGAACTCGACGGCTCGTCGGCGGAGTACACGGAGCTCACGGGGCGCTTCATGGAGGTCGAGGTGGTCGTCGAGTACGAGGGGACGCGCGCCGTCGCGCGCATGGAGATGGAGGGCGACTACCCCCTGATGCGCCTCGTCGACGTCGAGTAG
- a CDS encoding DUF5790 family protein — protein sequence MSQSDLSDDELFGEAASEIRADVEEHLAAARDALPTAAAVWDVEADNTLGVLNGLRTALAVDEVREHLRDAKKWFTIGERADAFEDADDLEEEIERIEDVLDDLEEVSDAVGELASTVPELRGELEELHAESGADTDDESK from the coding sequence ATGAGCCAATCGGACCTGAGCGACGACGAGCTGTTCGGTGAGGCGGCGAGCGAGATCCGGGCGGACGTCGAGGAGCACCTCGCGGCGGCGCGCGACGCGCTCCCGACGGCGGCGGCCGTGTGGGACGTCGAAGCGGACAACACGCTCGGCGTGCTGAACGGCCTCAGAACCGCGCTCGCCGTCGACGAGGTCCGAGAGCACCTCCGTGACGCGAAGAAGTGGTTCACGATCGGCGAGCGCGCGGACGCCTTCGAGGACGCCGACGACCTCGAGGAGGAGATCGAGCGCATCGAGGACGTCCTCGACGACCTCGAGGAGGTGAGCGACGCGGTCGGCGAACTCGCCTCGACGGTGCCCGAGCTCCGCGGCGAGCTCGAGGAGCTGCACGCGGAGTCGGGCGCCGACACCGACGACGAGAGCAAGTAG